The following proteins come from a genomic window of Paenibacillus swuensis:
- a CDS encoding transposase — protein MSISEVTFDQFRHKYHDEASCLPILISTKWPNGYRCPRCDCADAHVITTRRLPLYECRNCKYQASLLVGTIMQGSRTLLHKWFQALFLIANPSASINAVQLSTIIGVTYKTAWLILHKLRHAIQQGDADQLLTGLVEVISAEYNPCNFHIKGFKKMRNEQPFVGGATLNYGEVSYIKLKHVFIPKHHPNKELSYWDYSNFIQNHVSHSVRVPFVHYGYRKYNACDTLNIICDSVPVRINERYYGVSDKHLQSYLDEVSYRINHSFKPNRAVSKLFRLFIDTPAVTYKQLISRKPMCLHVQVA, from the coding sequence ATGTCTATTAGCGAAGTAACTTTCGACCAATTCAGACATAAGTATCATGATGAGGCTTCTTGTCTTCCCATCCTGATCTCCACCAAGTGGCCTAACGGTTACCGTTGTCCGCGGTGCGACTGCGCTGATGCCCATGTCATTACTACACGTCGGCTGCCTCTGTATGAATGCCGCAACTGCAAGTATCAAGCTTCTCTTCTCGTGGGGACGATTATGCAAGGAAGCCGTACTTTGCTGCATAAATGGTTTCAAGCTTTATTTCTCATTGCTAACCCTTCAGCTTCAATCAACGCGGTGCAACTATCCACCATTATTGGAGTCACTTATAAGACGGCTTGGTTGATCCTTCACAAACTTCGCCATGCCATTCAGCAAGGAGATGCAGATCAGCTGCTCACCGGACTTGTCGAAGTGATTTCAGCTGAGTACAATCCGTGCAATTTCCATATTAAAGGCTTTAAGAAAATGCGCAATGAGCAGCCATTTGTTGGTGGGGCCACTCTTAACTATGGTGAAGTTTCCTATATTAAGCTGAAGCATGTTTTTATACCGAAACATCATCCTAACAAAGAACTTAGTTATTGGGATTATTCCAACTTCATTCAGAATCATGTCAGTCATTCGGTCCGAGTTCCTTTTGTTCATTACGGTTACAGAAAGTATAACGCTTGCGACACATTAAATATCATTTGTGATTCTGTTCCTGTTAGAATAAACGAGCGATATTACGGAGTAAGTGACAAGCATTTACAATCGTATCTGGATGAAGTCTCCTATCGTATCAATCATTCGTTTAAACCGAACCGTGCTGTGTCGAAGTTATTTCGGCTGTTCATAGATACACCTGCTGTTACTTATAAACAACTCATTTCACGCAAACCGATGTGCTTACATGTACAGGTTGCCTAA
- a CDS encoding 2Fe-2S iron-sulfur cluster-binding protein, which translates to MPTIQVEGKGSFQTEEGTKLVLALEDNGVDILHRCGGNAKCTTCRVEVLEGDAGLVGEAEAALLQAKGITEPNIRLSCQIHVSSDLSVTPLMTVASSGMEAGTRPQD; encoded by the coding sequence ATGCCAACTATTCAAGTAGAAGGTAAAGGCTCGTTTCAGACGGAAGAAGGTACGAAGCTGGTGCTTGCCCTAGAGGATAACGGGGTAGATATTCTTCACCGTTGCGGCGGGAACGCCAAGTGCACAACCTGTCGTGTTGAGGTGTTGGAAGGCGATGCAGGTCTCGTTGGTGAAGCGGAAGCCGCGCTGCTTCAAGCCAAAGGCATTACGGAACCGAACATCCGTCTGTCATGCCAAATCCATGTAAGCTCTGATCTTTCCGTTACCCCGCTGATGACCGTTGCATCCTCCGGTATGGAAGCCGGAACGCGTCCGCAAGATTAA
- a CDS encoding ABC transporter ATP-binding protein has product MTTPIVQLRNVTKRIGSKTIIDDLTFDVPQGEVFGFLGPNGAGKTTTIRMMVGLISMTKGEILIHGHSISKNFEQAIRHVGAIVENPEMYKFLTGADNLKHYARMIPGITKARIQEVIDLVGLQNRIDEKVKTYSLGMRQRLGVAQALLHRPSLLILDEPTNGLDPAGIRELRDYLRRLAKEEGIAIVVSSHLLSEMELMCDRVAIIQQGKLIDVRHIREEGVLQTGAITSLDVDQPAHAAEAVNMWNDTLNAAAVEGMLQVVAEREQIAELNAFLIKQGYKVYGIRTVTKSLEDQFLEMTGSDPIG; this is encoded by the coding sequence ATGACAACTCCCATTGTGCAGTTGCGCAATGTAACCAAGCGCATCGGTTCCAAGACCATCATCGATGATCTTACGTTTGATGTACCCCAAGGCGAGGTCTTCGGCTTTCTGGGCCCTAATGGCGCAGGGAAGACTACAACCATCCGGATGATGGTCGGATTAATCTCCATGACCAAAGGCGAGATTCTGATTCACGGACACAGCATCTCCAAAAACTTCGAGCAAGCCATCCGCCACGTAGGCGCGATTGTCGAAAACCCGGAAATGTACAAGTTTCTGACAGGCGCCGACAACTTGAAACATTATGCACGCATGATACCCGGTATTACCAAGGCCCGCATTCAGGAGGTCATTGACCTTGTCGGCCTTCAAAACCGCATTGACGAGAAGGTGAAAACCTACTCCCTCGGCATGCGCCAACGGTTGGGGGTTGCGCAAGCGTTATTGCACCGCCCGAGCCTGCTCATCCTGGACGAGCCTACCAATGGCCTGGATCCGGCCGGCATCCGCGAGCTGCGCGATTATCTGCGCCGTCTGGCGAAGGAAGAAGGCATCGCTATCGTTGTTTCCAGCCATCTGTTGTCAGAGATGGAGTTGATGTGTGACCGTGTCGCCATTATCCAGCAAGGCAAGCTGATTGATGTTCGCCATATTCGCGAAGAGGGTGTGCTGCAAACCGGCGCGATTACCTCGCTTGACGTGGATCAACCGGCACATGCCGCGGAAGCTGTGAATATGTGGAATGACACGCTAAATGCCGCCGCTGTGGAAGGCATGCTGCAAGTGGTCGCCGAACGTGAACAAATTGCCGAACTAAACGCATTCCTCATAAAACAAGGATACAAAGTATACGGCATTCGTACAGTAACGAAGTCGCTGGAAGATCAATTCTTAGAAATGACAGGAAGTGATCCGATTGGTTAA